In Microbaculum marinisediminis, the genomic stretch GGGTGATCGACTGCAGGTTGGAGATGACGATCCGGACGATCTCGGCAAAGCCCAGCGTGACGATGGCCACGTGCGGCATCGACTTGATCCTGAGGATCGGCACGCCGACAAAGATGCCGGCGATCGTTGCCGCGATCGCGGCGATCCAAATGGTCAGCCACGGCGACAGGCCGGCATTGATGCTGATCAGCGCCGACACATACGCCCCGATCCCGAAGAAGGCGTGGTGTCCGAAGGTCTTCAGGCCGGCGAAGCCGGTGACCAGGTTCCAGGCAAGGGCGAAGATCCCGAAAATCATCGACAGGATCAGGACGTGCAGCAGGTAGGTGTTCTGCGTCACGGCGGGGATGAGCGCCGCCACGACGACAGCGGCCGAGACCAGCGCCCATTGCCAGGGTTTCAGCGGCTGGAACATCAAAGTCTCCGGTCGATCGTTGGGGCAGCGGCGCGCACAGGCAGGCTCATTACGGCTTCTGCCCGAACAGGCCCCAGGGCCGTATCCAGACAACGAGGATCATCAGGGTGAATGCGATCACATCGCGCCATTCCGAAGAGGTGAGCTGAACGCCGATCGCTTCGACGACGCCCAGGATGAGGCCGCCAGCGATGGCGCCCGGGAAGCTGCCCAGCCCGCCGAGGATGACGACGACGAACCCCTTGAGCAGGATCGGAAGACCGCTCCAGGGATTGATGGCGTAGATCGGAGCGAGCATCGCCGCGGCGACCGCGCCGAGGGCGGCGGCGAGGCCGAACGTGATCATGTAGATCCGCTGGGCGGGAATGCCGACCACCGCGCTGGCGTCGAGATCCTGAGACGTCGCCCGGATGGCCCAGCCGAGCCGGGTCTTCTTGAGCACGAAGGTCATCGCGCCGATCGTGATCAGGGCAACGACGAAGATCAGCAGGCGCTGGACCGGCAAGCGGATGCCCGCGAACTCGATCACGCCTTCCAGGTAATAGGGCACGCTCTGGAACTGCTCGCCGAACAGCAGCAGCGCCGCGTTCTGCAGGAAGATCGACAGACCCAGGGTCACGGCGATCGTCGAGAAGGCCCAGCCTTCGCGCGACAGCAGATAGAATATGGTCAGCCGCTGGATTATCGCGCCCAGAAGGAAGGTCAACAGGACGGCCACGGGAATGGCGAGGTAGGCGGGGACCCCGTAGGTGACGATCAGGAAGAAAACGAAGTACCCGCCCAGCATGTAGAACTCGCCATGGGCGAGGTTCAGAACCCGCATCGTCCCGTAGATCAGCGCGATGCCGCTGCCGATGAGGGCATACATCGACCCGATGACGATGCCGTTGATGATCTGTTCGAGAAAGATGGAAAAGGTCACCGGCTCTACCCCCTCTAGACGCCGAGATAGACGCGGCTGATCACATCGGAATTGATCATTTCCTCGCCCGTGCCCGAAAGAACCATTCGACCGCCCTCGAGCAGATAGCCGCGGTCCGACAGCCCGAACGACAGCTTGACATTCTGCTCGTTGAAAACGACGGCGATGCCCTCTTCGTTGACCCGGCGAATGATCCCGGCGATCTGCTTCACCACGCGCGGCGCCAGGCCGAGATAGGGCTCATCCATCAGCAGCAGGCGGGGGCGCGACATCAGGCTTCTGGCGATCGCCACCATCTGCTGCTCACCGCCACTCATCTTGCCGGCGATCTGGTCGCGCCGTTCCGCCAGAATGGGGAACAGGCTCTCCACCCATTCCAGCCGGCTCCGGGTGTCCTTGTTGACGCTGCGATGGTAGGCGCCGAGCAGGAGGTTCTCGCGCACCGTCATCTGACCGAACAGGCGACGGCGTTCGAGCACCATCGAGATGCCCATGGCGACCATCTCGTGGGTCGGAACCCGGGTCAGGTCCTGCCCCTCGAAGAGGATCTTTCCCGACCGGACCGGCGCCAGCCCCATGATCGCCTTGAGTACCGTGCTCTTGCCGGACCCGTTGGGCCCGAGAACGGCGACGATCTCCTTCTGCCCGACGCTCATCGAGACGTCCCACAGCACCTGGTAGTCGCCATAGAGGACGTTCAGGTCCTCGACCTGCAGCATCGGAGGCTCAGCCATCCTCGCCTCCCTCTCCGAGATACAGCTCGACAACTTCGGGGTGCTTGGCGATTTCCTCAGGCGTGCCCTCGGCCATCCGAACGCCGCGGTTCATGAAGATGGCGCGATCGGCGAGCTCGTTGATCACCCCCATGTTGTGTTCGATGACAACAAGGGTGAGCCCGTCCTCGCGCAATTGCTTCACCAGGTTCACGATCCCGGGGAGGCTCTTCTGGTCGACGCCGCCCGTCACTTCGTCGAGCAGCAGGAGCTTCGGCCGCGTCGCCATCGCGCGGGCCATCTCCAGCCGCTTGCGCTGGCCGGTGCTGAGCCCCTTGGCCGGCACTTGCGCGCGGTCGCCAAGCCCCACCATTTCGACGAAGCGGCGCGCGTCGGTGCGCGCATCCGCCATTCGGCGATGAAAGGCGAGCGCGCCGACCATCACATTCTCCTCGACGGTCAGTTCGTGAAACGGCTGCGTGATCTGGAACGTTCTCGCCACGCCCGCGCGGCACCGGCCGTCGGGCCGCAGCGTGGTGATGTCCTGTCCGTTAAAGCGGATCTTGCCTTTGGTGGGGGTGTGTACGCCGGCTATCACATGGAAAGTCGTCGTCTTGCCGGCGCCGTTCGGCCCCATCAGCGCCAGGATCTCCCCCTCTCGAACCGAGAAGGACAGGCTTTCGACGGCGACGATTCCACCGAAAGCCATCGTTATGTCGTCGACCTCCAACAAGGCCGGGGGCGTCGAAATCGGCATAGGGTCGTGGTTTCCGCGCGTCGGACGAAAGGCTGAACGGCGAAGCGAGGCACCAGGGGCCGGGCCGGCCCCTGGTGCCTGCATCATCGCGTTCAGTTGGCGGGCTTGAATTCGGCCGTGGCCGCGCTCTTCGGCCAGATCGCGAAGCTGACGCCATCCTGGATCTGGGCCATCGGAACCGGCAGGTAGTCGGCCCCGACCTTCGGCGTATGAATGTCGGTGTCGTAGACATAGCGCGCTATGACACAGGGGAAGTCGGTCTCGGCAAAGGCCTCCGACAGCTTGTCGGGCTGCACGGTTCCCGCCTTCTTGATGTTGTCCAGCAGCATCGACATCTGGCAGAAGCCCTGGGCATGGTCGCCGTTGCCGTCCACGCCGGTCAGTTCCTTGAACGTGTCGGCGAATTCCTTGTGCTTCGGGTTGTTGGCCGGATCAAAGAACAACGGCGTCCAGAGAAGACCGTTGGCGGCCTCGCCGGCACCGGGCAGGAACTCCGGACGGATCGGGTAGTAGACGGCCAGATGCAACACATCGAGATCCTGCTCATCGATCTGTTTGACCAGCGCGATGCCCGAGTTCACGGACGTGAAGATCGAAACCAGCACGTCGGGCGCGTCGCCGCGCAGCTTGGAGAGCTGCGGATAGAAATCGGCATAGCCCAGCGGAACCGTTTCGTCTGACGTCGTGGTCCAACCTGCTTCCTCAAACAGGGGACGGGTGAATTCCACGTTGGACTTTCCGTAATCGGTATCCTCGACGATGAAGGCCACCTTCTTGCCTTCGGCCGCGAATTTTCCGTCCTCGATCAGGGAATTGACGGTCTCGAACAACGTCCTGGCGTAGGCGTCGCTGTTGAAGCTGCCCTTCCAGAAATTGCCGAAACGCTCGGGATCGCCCTGGATCTTCTTCGCGATCTCGATGGATACCGGCTGACCGCTCATCATGAACTTGCCGAAGCTGGGAGCGACCTCCATCAGCGCCAGCGTCACCGAGCTGGCGATGGAGTCTCCGACCAGAACGTCGACATTGTCCCTGGTCAGCAGTTTCTGCGCCGCACTGACACCGACCTCCGGGCGCGATG encodes the following:
- a CDS encoding branched-chain amino acid ABC transporter permease, translated to MTFSIFLEQIINGIVIGSMYALIGSGIALIYGTMRVLNLAHGEFYMLGGYFVFFLIVTYGVPAYLAIPVAVLLTFLLGAIIQRLTIFYLLSREGWAFSTIAVTLGLSIFLQNAALLLFGEQFQSVPYYLEGVIEFAGIRLPVQRLLIFVVALITIGAMTFVLKKTRLGWAIRATSQDLDASAVVGIPAQRIYMITFGLAAALGAVAAAMLAPIYAINPWSGLPILLKGFVVVILGGLGSFPGAIAGGLILGVVEAIGVQLTSSEWRDVIAFTLMILVVWIRPWGLFGQKP
- a CDS encoding ABC transporter ATP-binding protein produces the protein MAEPPMLQVEDLNVLYGDYQVLWDVSMSVGQKEIVAVLGPNGSGKSTVLKAIMGLAPVRSGKILFEGQDLTRVPTHEMVAMGISMVLERRRLFGQMTVRENLLLGAYHRSVNKDTRSRLEWVESLFPILAERRDQIAGKMSGGEQQMVAIARSLMSRPRLLLMDEPYLGLAPRVVKQIAGIIRRVNEEGIAVVFNEQNVKLSFGLSDRGYLLEGGRMVLSGTGEEMINSDVISRVYLGV
- a CDS encoding ABC transporter ATP-binding protein, encoding MPISTPPALLEVDDITMAFGGIVAVESLSFSVREGEILALMGPNGAGKTTTFHVIAGVHTPTKGKIRFNGQDITTLRPDGRCRAGVARTFQITQPFHELTVEENVMVGALAFHRRMADARTDARRFVEMVGLGDRAQVPAKGLSTGQRKRLEMARAMATRPKLLLLDEVTGGVDQKSLPGIVNLVKQLREDGLTLVVIEHNMGVINELADRAIFMNRGVRMAEGTPEEIAKHPEVVELYLGEGGEDG
- a CDS encoding ABC transporter substrate-binding protein gives rise to the protein MKRKYPGLRHVVATLLVGAASSGIAAPSIAADLTIGVIGPLSGPAANSGISMRQAYEAVAEQVNKDGGLEIDGETHQIKLIFEDSASRPEVGVSAAQKLLTRDNVDVLVGDSIASSVTLALMEVAPSFGKFMMSGQPVSIEIAKKIQGDPERFGNFWKGSFNSDAYARTLFETVNSLIEDGKFAAEGKKVAFIVEDTDYGKSNVEFTRPLFEEAGWTTTSDETVPLGYADFYPQLSKLRGDAPDVLVSIFTSVNSGIALVKQIDEQDLDVLHLAVYYPIRPEFLPGAGEAANGLLWTPLFFDPANNPKHKEFADTFKELTGVDGNGDHAQGFCQMSMLLDNIKKAGTVQPDKLSEAFAETDFPCVIARYVYDTDIHTPKVGADYLPVPMAQIQDGVSFAIWPKSAATAEFKPAN